A part of Solea solea chromosome 8, fSolSol10.1, whole genome shotgun sequence genomic DNA contains:
- the LOC131464221 gene encoding protein Niban 2-like isoform X2, whose amino-acid sequence MLKNVEHMEKISMLAFHPVKMHSCYEKVVNLSLEGLQQQFNMFEQILHQSLESQGTEELCKIIQHCQDRVIKTTLHL is encoded by the exons atgctcaaaaatgtagag cacatggagaagatctccatgctggctttccatccagttaagatgcacagctgctatgagaaggtggtgaacctgagccttgagggtctgcagcaacagtttaac atgtttgagcagatccttcatcagagtctcgagtctcagggtacagaggagctgtgtaagatcatccagcactgccaggacagagtcattaag ACAACACTTCATCTGTAG
- the LOC131464305 gene encoding protein Niban 2-like isoform X2 has translation MLKNVEHMEKISMLAFHPVKMHSCYEKVVNLSLEGLQQQFNMFEQILHQSLESQGTEELCKIIQHCQDRVIKECCRDLWPLWTK, from the exons atgctcaaaaatgtagag cacatggagaagatctccatgctggctttccatccagttaagatgcacagctgctatgagaaggtggtgaacctgagccttgagggtctgcagcaacagtttaac atgtttgagcagatccttcatcagagtctcgagtctcagggtacagaggagctgtgtaagatcatccagcactgccaggacagagtcattaag GAATGTTGTCGTGACCTATGGCCTTTGTGGACCAAGTGA
- the LOC131464305 gene encoding protein Niban 2-like isoform X1: MLKNVEHMEKISMLAFHPVKMHSCYEKVVNLSLEGLQQQFNVSSPSVFVQRAQIPMREMFEQILHQSLESQGTEELCKIIQHCQDRVIKECCRDLWPLWTK; the protein is encoded by the exons atgctcaaaaatgtagag cacatggagaagatctccatgctggctttccatccagttaagatgcacagctgctatgagaaggtggtgaacctgagccttgagggtctgcagcaacagtttaacgtgagcagcccgtcagtgtttgtccaaagggcccagatccccatgagagag atgtttgagcagatccttcatcagagtctcgagtctcagggtacagaggagctgtgtaagatcatccagcactgccaggacagagtcattaag GAATGTTGTCGTGACCTATGGCCTTTGTGGACCAAGTGA
- the LOC131464221 gene encoding protein Niban 2-like isoform X1 translates to MLKNVEHMEKISMLAFHPVKMHSCYEKVVNLSLEGLQQQFNVSSPSVFVQRAQIPMREMFEQILHQSLESQGTEELCKIIQHCQDRVIKTTLHL, encoded by the exons atgctcaaaaatgtagag cacatggagaagatctccatgctggctttccatccagttaagatgcacagctgctatgagaaggtggtgaacctgagccttgagggtctgcagcaacagtttaacgtgagcagcccgtcagtgtttgtccaaagggcccagatccccatgagagag atgtttgagcagatccttcatcagagtctcgagtctcagggtacagaggagctgtgtaagatcatccagcactgccaggacagagtcattaag ACAACACTTCATCTGTAG